A genomic segment from Micropterus dolomieu isolate WLL.071019.BEF.003 ecotype Adirondacks linkage group LG03, ASM2129224v1, whole genome shotgun sequence encodes:
- the LOC123968116 gene encoding uncharacterized protein LOC123968116 yields MGLNSTVSAACRSGQNERLLGDTETDAWLVIHTCVSSTSISNRHTCQLSASSPPVLPRLSTLSSLDRRSSSLGPLTSASLFGQPGSPTCLPLSPPPRRSPVLPSLLAGNASHRILPASASCPPQPSRLNLSCSASSSIPRAHVCRCPSSTLSPAPTTTISPFFPSINLCRNLKRCVWVRSVHNRHTLPISWFVDSSVNFHLGERKGGEGGAHGFQPQLLLFALSGQ; encoded by the exons ATGGGCCTAAACTCAACAGTTTCTGCAGCCTGCCGGTCAGGGCAAAACGAAAGACTGTTGGGAGACACAGAAACGGATG CCTGGCTGGTTATCCACACCTGCGTCTCATCAACCTCCATCTCCAACCGCCACACCTGCCAGCTATCAGCCTCATCTCCACCAGTATTACCCCGGCTCTCCACTctatcctcgcttgatcgtcgtagCTCCAGTCTTG gtccactcacctctgcctccctGTTCGGCCAGCCAGGCTCGCCTACCTGTCTTCCCCTCTCGCCGCCTCCACGGCGCTCCCCGGTTCTCCCCTCCCTCCTAGCCGGAAACGCCAGCCACCGCATCCTTCCCGCCTCTGCCTCCTGCCCCCCTCAGCCCTCTCGCCTGAACCTCTCCTGCTCCGCCAGCTCCTCGATCCCCCGCGCCCACGTCTGCCGGTGCCCATCGTCCACCCTTTCTCCAGCCCCTACTACTACTatttccccttttttcccctcaataaacctctgtAGAAACCTGAAGCGTTGCGtctgggtccgttctgtccatAATCGTCACACACTGCCTATCAGCTGGTTTGTTGATTCTTCAGTGAACTTTCATCTTGGAGAGAGAAAAGGTGGAGAGGGTGGGGCACATGGCTTTCAGCCCCAGCTGTTGCTGTTTGCATTGAGTGGACAGTAA